The following nucleotide sequence is from Fusobacterium varium.
ATCTAAAGATTTTATTTTAGATAGAGAGAAATTGGCTAAATCTCTGAATATTTCTAAAGATGATTTTAGAGAGGATATTGATATAGTAAAAGCTTATACAGGGGTATGGGATTTGATGATACCTTTAAAAAGTAAAGAGGCTTTAGATAATATAGATGGAAACATGAATTTAATAAAAGAGTTAAGTAGAGAGTTAGAAATTATCTCATTACACCCATTTTATTTAGATGAAAATAAGCAACTATATGCTAGAAATTTAGCCCCTATTGTGGACATAGATGAAGAAGCTGCAACTGGAACTTCTAATGGAGCTTTAACTTATTATCTTTATTCTCTTGGAATAGTAAAAGATAGAGAGGAGATCTCTGTTATTCAAGGGGAGCAAATGGGAAGAAAAAGTGAAATAAGAGGAAAAATCCAAATTGAAAATGGTGAGGTAAAAGTTTTAATTGGTGGTACAGCACTTAAAATAATTGAGGGGAATTTAATTTAAAAGAAAACTTATATAATTGATAAAGATGCAACTATGCAAATGTGTAGTTGCATCTTATTTTTTTAAGTAAAACTTTACACAATCTTTACATTGAATTATATTTATTTTAACATTGAAAAGATATAATTTGAATTAAATATAGTTCAAGGAGGAGAAATGAAGATGGAGTATGGAGTAATCGACATTGGTTCAAATACAATTAGGCTTTCTATTTTCAAATATAACAAAGAAGCTAACACAGTAAAACTTATAACAAACAAAAAAATTATAGTAGGGCTTACTGGTTATGTAAAGAAAGGTCAACTTTCAGCTTTAGGTATAACAAAATTATGCCGTACACTTCAAAAATTGAAAATAAGTTTAGAAAACTTTGAAATAAAGGATTATTCAGTTTTTGCAACTGCTTCTTTAAGAAATATTTCAAATACAGAGGAAGTATTGAAAGAGATTGAAAAAACAACAGGAATGAAACCAGAAATTATAGTTGGAGAAGAGGAAGCAAGACTTGATTTTATTGGAGCAAAATCTGGAATGAATCTTGAAAGAGGAATTTTAGTTGATATTGGTGGAGGAAGTACAGAGATTGTATTATTCAACAATGGGGAGATAGAAAGATTAACAAGTATTCCAATAGGAGCTCTTAATCTTCAAAATAAAATTGTAAAACATATAGTTCCAGAAGAAAAAGAGATTAAAAAAATGAGAAAAATTATAAAAGAAGCTCTTAAAGAGTTAAATTGGGAGCATGAACAAAATTATAAATACCTTTATGGTATTGGAGGTTCATCAAGAGCTTGTATGAATATTATAAAAGAATCAAAAAATCTTCCATTAGAGGATAAATCTTTCTTTGTTGAGGAACTTTATAATATTGTAGATATTTTAAAAAATGGTGGAACTTGTGAAGAAACAAAAGAATTATACAGATTGATTCCAGAAAGAATATTTTCTTTTGCAGGAGGAGCAGTAATTTTAAGAGAAATTGTTGATACCTTTGGTGTAGAAAAAGTTATCATTAGTAAAAATGGTGTAAGAGAAGGATATTTTATTGATAGAGTTATAAAAAAAGATGAAGAGAAGGTAGAAAATAATGAATCTTAATAATTATATTGAAAATAGGGAGATTTCTTGGTTAAAATTTAATGAAAGAGTGCTTGAAGAAGCAGTTAGTGAAGATAACCCACTTCTTGAAAGACTAAAATTTTTAGCAATATTCACTAGCAATCTTGATGAATTTTTCATGGTAAGAGTTGGAACAATGAACGATTATATAAAATATGTTCCAGACTATGTAGATGGAAAAACAGGAATGAATGCTAGAGAGCAACTTGAAAAGATTTATGAAATATCAAATAGACTTTATCAAAAAAGAGATAAAGTTTTTGATAAACTTATGGAGCTTCTTGAAAAAGAAAATTTAAAAAAAGAGAAGATAAAAAATCTATCTAAAAAGGAGTTATCTTACCTAGAAAAATACTTTTTTAATAATGTATTTCCTATGTTATCTCCATTGATTATAGATACTTGGCATCCATTTCCCTTTATTCCTAACAAACAATTAAATGTTATAGTTTATCTATCTAATAAGAAAAAAGAGGTACTTGGAATGGTACCTGTTCCAAATAATATGGAAAGAGTTATTATGATAGATAAGGAACTTGGAAGATATGTACTTTTAGAAGAGGTAATTTTACATTTTGTAAAAAATATCTTCTCTATGTATGAACTAAAAGAAAGCTCTATTATGAGTGTAACAAGAAATATGGATATAGAAACTGATGTAGAAAACTACGATGAAAACCTTGATTACAGACAATATATGAAGCAAATTGTAAAAACTCGTAATAAGTTAGAACCTCTTAGAATGGAGATACAATCTAGAATTAGCGAGAAATTTTTAGATGCTCTACTACAAAGATTAAATCTTTCAGAGGAGCAAGTATTTACTTTTAATTGTCCAATAAATTTAAGTTACCTATTTAATATCAGCAGTTTTTTACCACCAAATATAACAACAAAACTTTCTTATAGTGCTTTTTCACCAGTTGTTCATCCAATAGCAGATAAAAAACATAGTATGATAGATTTTATAGAGAAAAAAGATCTACTACTTTTCTATCCATTTGAAAGTATGAAACCTTTCTTAAATTTGATAAAAGAGGCATCAGAAAGAGAAGATGTACAATCTATAAAAATAACTTTATATAGAATTTCAAAGGATTCTAAGTTGGCAGAATATTTGATAAATGCTGTGGAAAATGGAAAAGATGTCACAGTTTTAATGGAGCTTAGAGCTAGATTTGATGAAACAAACAACATTGAGTGGGCTCAAAAATTAGAAGAGGCAGGTTGCCATATAATCTACGGAACAGACGGATTTAAAGTTCACTCAAAAATCTGTATGATAACTTATAGAAAAGATGGAGAGATCAAACATATTACTCAAGTGGGAACAGGAAATTACAATGAAAAAACTTCAAAAATGTATACTGACTACTCTCTTATGACTTCAGATATAGAGATTGGAAGAGATGCAGATATCTTCTTTAAAAATATGTCTTTAGGAAATCTTATGGGAGTATACAAAAAACTTTGGGTAGCTCCATCTAGTTTTAAACAAAATATCTTAAAAAATATAGAAAATGAGATAGAAAAAGTTAAAAGAGGAGAAGAGGGTAAAATAGTTATAAAATGTAACTCTTTTACTGATAAAGATCTTATAATAGCTCTGGCAGAGGCTTCTGATTTAGGAGTAAAAATAACTCTTGTCGTTAGAGGAATCTGTTGTCTTGTTCCACAAACAGAGGGAAAAACAAGAAATATAAAGGTTGTAAGTGTTGTTGGAAGATTCTTAGAGCACTCAAGAATATATAGTTTTGGAGATGGAGATGAACAAGTTCTTTATATAGCTTCTGGAGATATGATGACAAGAAATACAGAGCATCGTGTGGAAGTTGGTTGTCCAGTTCTTGATAAAGATATAAAAGAGAGAATCAATTCTCAAATAAAAACTATTTTAGAGGACAATCAAAAGGCTAGAGTATTAGAACCTAATGGAGAGTATAAGATTGTTTCTAGTTCAGAAAGTGAAAGAAAGATAAACTCACAAGAGGAGTTTATTAGAGAAGCTGAGAAAAATGTTTATCAAATAATATTGGAAGAACCAAAGGTAATAGAAGAGAAAAAGTCTGTTAAAGAAGGATTCTTAAAAAAATTATTTCATTTTTCATAAAAGTAAGGCTGTTAAAAATTGTTAATCAATTTTTACAGCTTTTTTTAATTTAGCTATAACTATACTTAAAATCTAATATAAGCATCTATGAAATTTTACTAAAAGATTGACAAGGGATAAAATAATTGTTATAAATGAAATAGTGGAAGAATCATTAAAAGAAATAATAAAAGTAGTTATAAAATTGAGAGGAGATATTTTCTAAAAAATTTAATATATTATTGATTTCTAGAAGATACTAAATTTATTTCTTTTGTATTCAGAACATAAACGTATTTTGAGGGGTGGCTTCTATGAAAACTATTTTTGACAAAACAAACTTTGTAAATCTTCCTATTAAAAACAGGATTTTCAGAAGTGCTGTTTGGGAGGGAGTTGCAAAAAATGAACATATGACTGATGAGCTTTTCAGCATATATGAGGAATTAGCAAAAGGGGGAACAGGGGTAATTATAACAAGTTTTGTTACTATAAATCCAGATGATATTCCTGCTCCTAATATGTTGGGAATATATGACGATTCCTTTATTGAAGAATATAAAAAGCTTACAGATATGGTTCACTCTTATGGAGCTAAAATATTTATACAACTTGTAGCTGGAGGATCTCAAGGTAGAAATAATGTTAATTTAGGGAAAACAATCTACGGACCTTCTACTCATACCAATCCAATTACAGGAATTGAAGCTGTGGAGATGTCAAAAGAGAAGATTGATGAAGTAGTAAAACTTTTTAGAGATGCTAGTGCAAGAGCTAAAAAGAGTGGTTTTGATGGAGTTGAAATTCATGCTGCTCATGGATATCTAATCAGTCAATTTTTAAATCCTCTATTTAATAAAAGAGAAGATGAGTATGGAGGAGATGTTGATGGTAGAGGTAGACTTCTAATAGATACTTATCTTTCAGTTAGAGAAGCTGTTGGAGATGACTTTATAGTTGGTATGAAGATCAACTGTGATGACTTTGTAGATGGTGGATTTAACTTTGGAGAAAGCTCTTGGATATGTGAAAGAATGGCTATGATGGGAATGGACTTTATTGAAATCAGCGGAGGAAATGCTATTAGAAAAGTTACATCTCCAGAGGAAGAAAGCTATTTTAAAGCTTTTGCTAATATAATTGCTGAAGATAACAATATTCCTGTTGTTCTTGTTGGAGGAAATAGAGATATTGATAGCATAGAAGAGATTTTAAATAATAGTAGTATTGAGTATTTTGCCTTTGCTCGTCCTCTTATTCGTGAGCCTAATTTAGCTAATAGATGGGAGAGTGGAGATAGATCAAGAGCTAAATGTATCTCTTGTAA
It contains:
- the ppk1 gene encoding polyphosphate kinase 1, with protein sequence MNLNNYIENREISWLKFNERVLEEAVSEDNPLLERLKFLAIFTSNLDEFFMVRVGTMNDYIKYVPDYVDGKTGMNAREQLEKIYEISNRLYQKRDKVFDKLMELLEKENLKKEKIKNLSKKELSYLEKYFFNNVFPMLSPLIIDTWHPFPFIPNKQLNVIVYLSNKKKEVLGMVPVPNNMERVIMIDKELGRYVLLEEVILHFVKNIFSMYELKESSIMSVTRNMDIETDVENYDENLDYRQYMKQIVKTRNKLEPLRMEIQSRISEKFLDALLQRLNLSEEQVFTFNCPINLSYLFNISSFLPPNITTKLSYSAFSPVVHPIADKKHSMIDFIEKKDLLLFYPFESMKPFLNLIKEASEREDVQSIKITLYRISKDSKLAEYLINAVENGKDVTVLMELRARFDETNNIEWAQKLEEAGCHIIYGTDGFKVHSKICMITYRKDGEIKHITQVGTGNYNEKTSKMYTDYSLMTSDIEIGRDADIFFKNMSLGNLMGVYKKLWVAPSSFKQNILKNIENEIEKVKRGEEGKIVIKCNSFTDKDLIIALAEASDLGVKITLVVRGICCLVPQTEGKTRNIKVVSVVGRFLEHSRIYSFGDGDEQVLYIASGDMMTRNTEHRVEVGCPVLDKDIKERINSQIKTILEDNQKARVLEPNGEYKIVSSSESERKINSQEEFIREAEKNVYQIILEEPKVIEEKKSVKEGFLKKLFHFS
- a CDS encoding NADH:flavin oxidoreductase, which codes for MKTIFDKTNFVNLPIKNRIFRSAVWEGVAKNEHMTDELFSIYEELAKGGTGVIITSFVTINPDDIPAPNMLGIYDDSFIEEYKKLTDMVHSYGAKIFIQLVAGGSQGRNNVNLGKTIYGPSTHTNPITGIEAVEMSKEKIDEVVKLFRDASARAKKSGFDGVEIHAAHGYLISQFLNPLFNKREDEYGGDVDGRGRLLIDTYLSVREAVGDDFIVGMKINCDDFVDGGFNFGESSWICERMAMMGMDFIEISGGNAIRKVTSPEEESYFKAFANIIAEDNNIPVVLVGGNRDIDSIEEILNNSSIEYFAFARPLIREPNLANRWESGDRSRAKCISCNRCKGENGVSCIFNR
- a CDS encoding PhzF family phenazine biosynthesis protein, which encodes MERELWIYDSFTNEKFKGNPAGVVLEGKGLDEDQMQLIARELGYPETVFIFKDSSKIKVRFFTPKEEIDLCGHATIAYGTALVESGMIDVNEGENRIDIETNLGILPIIITMENKKIKNIMMYQASPKLSKDFILDREKLAKSLNISKDDFREDIDIVKAYTGVWDLMIPLKSKEALDNIDGNMNLIKELSRELEIISLHPFYLDENKQLYARNLAPIVDIDEEAATGTSNGALTYYLYSLGIVKDREEISVIQGEQMGRKSEIRGKIQIENGEVKVLIGGTALKIIEGNLI
- a CDS encoding rod shape-determining protein — protein: MKMEYGVIDIGSNTIRLSIFKYNKEANTVKLITNKKIIVGLTGYVKKGQLSALGITKLCRTLQKLKISLENFEIKDYSVFATASLRNISNTEEVLKEIEKTTGMKPEIIVGEEEARLDFIGAKSGMNLERGILVDIGGGSTEIVLFNNGEIERLTSIPIGALNLQNKIVKHIVPEEKEIKKMRKIIKEALKELNWEHEQNYKYLYGIGGSSRACMNIIKESKNLPLEDKSFFVEELYNIVDILKNGGTCEETKELYRLIPERIFSFAGGAVILREIVDTFGVEKVIISKNGVREGYFIDRVIKKDEEKVENNES